In Stieleria varia, one genomic interval encodes:
- a CDS encoding four helix bundle protein, with product MAQPTFDHERLDVYRLSIDYVAFSYGIAKGLTGMNRPAHDQWLRAAQSIPLNIAEGNGKQSLKDKNRFFEIARGSALECASIHDVLRVYEYEYRDAEYEYDAQ from the coding sequence ATGGCGCAACCGACTTTCGACCATGAACGACTGGACGTCTATCGCCTCTCGATTGACTACGTCGCGTTCTCATACGGCATCGCCAAAGGCCTAACCGGAATGAATCGACCGGCGCATGACCAATGGCTCCGAGCGGCCCAGTCGATTCCACTGAACATCGCAGAGGGCAACGGCAAACAAAGCCTCAAGGACAAGAATCGCTTCTTCGAAATCGCTCGCGGTTCGGCACTCGAATGTGCTTCGATCCACGATGTCTTGCGTGTTTACGAGTACGAGTACCGCGATGCTGAGTACGAGTACGATGCCCAATGA
- a CDS encoding tetratricopeptide repeat protein: MSDTPDIDALLQSTPSNAVAGQLVAWADLTRNQIARGDMMLGILTFDEVAKIPVAYQTAAQHGEPSAWVTLAWWHAYPDFGEPDLKSAEYAIAAAIDANVENAKLELAKIRWFFKRDSATESETQQAYQFVSEVVASDPDDADAIYILALLTTHGFGVAASPESGFELQERSADLGNADAMFEIYAHHANGLGVPVDEELAFNACQRAANAGHSRAMYNLGAFNATGRGTPKNMPEAVKWYERAADAGNPSAMAGLAVIYATGDGVEMDHEYAQEMFDQADYCGLDVSHLREQVGL, from the coding sequence ATGAGTGACACGCCAGACATTGACGCTCTTCTGCAAAGCACGCCATCGAATGCTGTCGCTGGCCAACTCGTTGCGTGGGCCGATTTAACTCGCAATCAAATCGCTCGTGGCGATATGATGCTCGGCATCCTAACATTCGACGAAGTCGCGAAGATTCCCGTGGCGTATCAAACCGCTGCGCAACATGGGGAACCCAGCGCGTGGGTAACGCTTGCTTGGTGGCACGCTTATCCCGATTTCGGCGAACCCGATCTCAAGTCTGCCGAATACGCAATTGCGGCGGCGATTGATGCCAACGTCGAGAATGCGAAACTTGAACTCGCCAAGATTCGCTGGTTCTTCAAACGCGATTCCGCTACTGAGTCCGAAACACAACAGGCGTATCAATTCGTTTCCGAAGTTGTTGCATCCGATCCTGACGACGCTGATGCAATCTACATTCTTGCATTGCTGACAACGCACGGCTTTGGCGTTGCTGCCTCACCTGAATCAGGATTTGAATTGCAAGAACGCTCGGCTGATCTTGGCAACGCTGACGCCATGTTTGAGATTTATGCCCACCATGCGAATGGCCTCGGTGTTCCTGTAGACGAAGAACTGGCATTCAATGCCTGTCAACGTGCCGCGAATGCCGGACATTCTCGGGCCATGTATAACCTTGGTGCATTCAACGCGACTGGACGTGGAACGCCGAAAAACATGCCGGAAGCCGTCAAATGGTATGAGCGAGCTGCCGATGCTGGAAACCCATCTGCAATGGCCGGTCTGGCCGTGATTTACGCGACTGGCGACGGTGTCGAAATGGATCATGAATATGCACAAGAGATGTTCGATCAAGCAGATTACTGTGGCCTTGATGTCAGTCATCTTCGTGAACAAGTGGGGCTCTAA
- a CDS encoding DinB family protein, producing the protein MKMCDSTTWLDAMRETVASYRRMIDATIAQLTDAELHSRPKEDSNSVAIILRHLGGNLQSRWTDYLTTDGEKPDRNRDAEFLDWDGDRQSLIEYFDRGWSAFVNAIESIDAENVGQTIFIRGESHTIAAALTRSVTHLTYHVGQIVMIARMVHDGEWRWLTIAPGLSGDHNNRTWGTKASRSVFADEENAK; encoded by the coding sequence ATGAAAATGTGCGACTCGACAACATGGCTCGATGCGATGCGTGAGACGGTTGCGTCCTACCGACGTATGATCGACGCCACCATCGCACAATTGACCGATGCCGAACTCCACTCGCGTCCAAAGGAGGACTCTAACTCGGTCGCGATAATCCTGCGCCACCTTGGAGGCAACCTTCAAAGCCGATGGACAGACTACCTGACCACCGACGGAGAAAAGCCTGACCGAAATCGTGATGCCGAGTTTCTTGATTGGGATGGAGACCGGCAATCGCTGATCGAGTACTTTGATCGCGGTTGGTCAGCGTTTGTCAACGCGATCGAATCAATTGACGCTGAGAACGTCGGTCAGACCATATTCATTAGGGGTGAATCGCATACAATCGCGGCAGCACTCACTCGCTCCGTAACTCATTTGACATATCACGTCGGCCAGATTGTGATGATCGCACGCATGGTCCACGATGGCGAGTGGCGCTGGCTAACAATTGCGCCCGGTTTGTCTGGCGATCACAACAACCGAACTTGGGGCACCAAGGCCAGTCGCAGCGTTTTCGCCGACGAAGAGAACGCCAAATAA
- a CDS encoding beta-propeller domain-containing protein, which yields METIRIRKRERPVIRVFVSSTFSDFRFERNALHRYVFTELERRCLGEGFHFQAIDLRWGVSTEAGLDHRTMKICFEEVRRSQYVSPQPNFLILLGNRYGWRPLPEEISEQEFDLLVAAAQSVHEQGSVSPSIHGKSPEQILRDWYRCDHNVLIRSPHENHSDRTTLNYILQSRRQDLGDGRDYTQTSAKPPTDTNDWCDVQEMLWAIINAAFPPTQLAKRFLDMDWQHHLSEVHDPQSPKRAVPQIVRFQGSATEQEIWAGAFSVPNAGEHVIALFREFDSCDIRYGRSRAKDFFDLTREGDIDSDASAAQQALKTALRERLGQDAIVNLPTSILTHAANGPAVADGTKHGMRAFCDKLVNDTLWPIIQQQMDDWKESAHRVASTSQSDSPLTASDTPVGKISPERELEIEREEHRRIAEHHTANFVGRNEPDGPLQKIAEYLQSDSKQPFVLYGDSGCGKTALMAKAFQVVPPNQSHIIRFLGVTPQSSDLRSLLTNLCLELRQDHPLDAPVPQEVAELQREFRQHLVAASDACRSIILFLDGLDQLEDCDSGLQLNWLPGGPTNLLPQQVKVVVSCLADRAEDDPAGQPFAILNHRGLINKDMYRLGPLLIEQAKRLFFDVWLRDAGRTLDGNRDYQTTQRNQIESRLTANENSLHPLFLKFLFEDVRLWRSYDDRNSDLPDTVDALLEQFFARLSLKVNHGPLLVRRVLAYLAAARRGLREAEILEVLFKDREFRRALLRKSLATGHRMHRRPKRIPIAIWARLRFDLNPFLTERLAPGASVLTWYHRQVADWVDAEVGRESDSSHGASDQRAFHLTLADYFGTGKFVSDSNDCKQSQRQTSTEISSLTRGMDEIAWQLTHAECWLKLECLLRHPGFIECKRNCGLSYDLLHDYERALASWGGNSNGQKNIADWSSFLHRFLGDLRNARQSVYQLAHNSADSGSVVESVERLLEEGKWPNEPWVRLLNRPSLLQSAACMTTAFYPRIDAASVDSTGRFMLMAGRDDSIRRADLHTGEVLDVVELEIKGHLVRLSMTPDGAKAIIVAAYFAWIWDFTDNHLERVVGTFDGRLSSVSIEDSGRFAIAGDLDGTLYWIDVSSRIIINKCSAHSDVTTLALSPDGASLITGGGDDCLVKLWSTGSLHCVSELSGHESPVFASCVTPDGNWAATGSKDGSVRVWDLREPKCQAELRIHNSTVNGLAITSDGQTVISGGFDKRICVWDVATKECTGESESHSRAITNLFLCDDQKRLISTSWDGAVKVWSTEDLRNVKASRDVYQVTSMAKLTDHFIAVGDTEGRVKLVDVSSRKSRLSINAHDGSVLALGVQPHTGHLVSLGKDKNISVWNPDTGTNITTFGKDLFEQADQCPVSLDCITDGAGVLCGSLEGVVIGWNVEAATPASVWRTPPLDLLGFTATFACRDAQDEDVFFSRRPSGANSVDCIAALPDGWRAATAGPDGRITLWNVFNGESLDTMRVANGRLFSLAVSPDGQWIAAANRNSVSIIRVDHNAEPEFLGIHDGICRCIVFRNDQRWIASCGDDGYLNLLSMNAQCAESGFSHTVSYRTNQGTPRAVVFADELVLGTTNGLEFLKLEGVPEAEPALLTPTVRWRANERGGFGSWDRRLTVRCPHCGTIMQVQEGNTEVRCGCGQPMRLNPFYCDNRTRILGQ from the coding sequence ATGGAAACGATACGAATCAGAAAACGTGAACGCCCTGTCATTCGTGTCTTCGTAAGCTCAACGTTCTCGGATTTTCGATTCGAACGCAATGCCTTGCACCGTTATGTCTTCACCGAGTTGGAACGACGGTGCCTTGGAGAAGGTTTTCATTTTCAGGCGATCGATTTGCGATGGGGTGTTTCCACGGAAGCGGGCCTTGATCATCGAACAATGAAAATCTGCTTTGAGGAAGTACGGCGTTCGCAGTACGTATCGCCCCAGCCTAATTTTCTCATCCTATTGGGCAACCGCTACGGCTGGCGCCCGCTGCCCGAAGAGATTTCGGAGCAAGAATTCGACCTCTTGGTTGCTGCGGCGCAATCCGTCCACGAGCAGGGAAGTGTAAGTCCCAGCATCCACGGTAAGTCGCCGGAGCAGATTCTCCGAGATTGGTACCGATGTGATCACAATGTTCTGATCAGAAGTCCCCACGAAAACCACTCCGATCGCACGACGCTCAACTACATCCTGCAATCGCGCAGGCAGGACCTCGGTGACGGGCGGGATTACACGCAAACGTCGGCGAAGCCGCCGACCGACACGAACGACTGGTGCGATGTCCAAGAGATGTTGTGGGCAATCATCAATGCCGCGTTTCCACCCACGCAGCTCGCAAAACGGTTTCTCGACATGGACTGGCAGCATCATCTTTCAGAGGTCCATGATCCGCAAAGTCCGAAACGCGCGGTGCCTCAGATCGTTCGGTTCCAAGGTTCCGCAACGGAACAGGAGATCTGGGCGGGAGCGTTTTCAGTTCCCAATGCCGGCGAGCATGTTATCGCGTTGTTTCGAGAGTTTGACAGTTGTGACATTCGCTATGGCCGAAGCCGAGCCAAAGATTTCTTTGATCTCACGCGCGAAGGTGATATCGACTCTGATGCGTCTGCGGCTCAGCAGGCATTGAAGACAGCACTCCGCGAACGTCTCGGGCAAGACGCGATTGTGAACTTACCCACTTCGATTTTGACGCATGCAGCAAATGGCCCAGCCGTCGCCGACGGTACCAAACATGGCATGAGGGCTTTCTGTGACAAATTGGTCAACGACACGCTGTGGCCAATCATTCAGCAACAGATGGACGATTGGAAGGAATCTGCCCACCGAGTCGCCAGCACATCGCAGTCCGACAGCCCGTTGACGGCGTCCGATACGCCCGTTGGTAAGATCTCTCCAGAACGCGAGTTGGAGATTGAGCGAGAAGAACACAGGCGGATCGCAGAGCACCATACAGCCAACTTCGTTGGCCGAAATGAGCCGGATGGTCCACTCCAGAAGATAGCCGAGTATCTGCAGAGTGATTCGAAACAGCCTTTTGTACTTTACGGGGACTCTGGTTGCGGAAAAACGGCCTTGATGGCGAAGGCATTTCAAGTAGTGCCACCGAATCAAAGCCACATCATCCGTTTTCTTGGCGTGACTCCCCAGTCATCAGATTTGCGATCTTTGCTTACCAATCTATGCCTTGAGCTTCGCCAAGATCATCCGTTGGATGCACCTGTCCCCCAGGAAGTTGCTGAATTGCAGCGGGAGTTCCGGCAACATCTTGTGGCCGCGTCGGATGCCTGCCGATCAATCATCCTTTTTCTGGACGGGCTCGACCAATTGGAAGATTGCGATTCCGGCTTGCAACTCAATTGGCTTCCTGGTGGGCCCACGAACCTTTTGCCCCAGCAAGTCAAGGTCGTCGTATCCTGCTTAGCCGATCGAGCCGAGGATGATCCGGCCGGACAGCCCTTCGCGATACTCAACCATCGAGGGCTGATCAACAAGGATATGTACCGGCTTGGACCGCTTTTGATCGAACAGGCAAAGAGATTGTTCTTTGATGTGTGGCTGCGAGATGCAGGACGAACGCTGGATGGGAATCGTGACTACCAGACAACTCAGCGCAATCAAATCGAGAGCCGACTGACGGCGAACGAGAATTCTCTTCACCCTCTATTTCTGAAGTTCCTGTTCGAGGATGTCCGGCTGTGGCGTTCCTACGACGATCGAAACAGCGACTTGCCGGATACTGTTGATGCGTTGCTAGAACAATTCTTTGCACGTCTTAGTCTGAAAGTGAACCACGGACCATTATTGGTGCGTCGCGTGCTAGCTTATCTCGCCGCCGCGCGACGGGGCCTTCGTGAAGCAGAGATACTTGAGGTGCTATTTAAGGATCGAGAGTTTCGTCGCGCCCTGCTTCGGAAGAGCCTTGCCACTGGACATCGAATGCATCGCCGGCCTAAACGCATTCCCATTGCGATTTGGGCTCGACTCCGTTTTGACTTGAACCCGTTTCTGACAGAACGTTTAGCACCGGGGGCGAGTGTCCTCACATGGTATCACCGGCAGGTCGCCGATTGGGTTGATGCAGAAGTAGGACGAGAATCCGATTCGAGCCATGGTGCGAGTGATCAACGAGCATTCCACCTGACGCTGGCGGATTACTTTGGGACGGGCAAATTCGTCAGTGATTCCAATGATTGCAAACAATCGCAACGACAAACCTCAACCGAGATTTCTAGTCTGACTCGCGGGATGGACGAGATCGCATGGCAATTAACCCATGCAGAGTGCTGGCTCAAATTAGAATGCCTACTTCGACACCCAGGATTTATCGAGTGCAAAAGGAACTGCGGGTTATCGTACGACTTGCTGCATGACTACGAACGTGCATTGGCGAGTTGGGGCGGTAACTCAAATGGCCAAAAGAACATCGCTGACTGGTCTTCATTTCTTCACAGATTCCTTGGCGATCTCCGCAACGCAAGACAATCGGTGTATCAGCTGGCTCACAACAGTGCAGACTCGGGCTCTGTCGTAGAATCCGTTGAGCGGCTTCTCGAAGAGGGTAAATGGCCGAACGAGCCTTGGGTGCGATTACTGAATCGACCTTCGTTGCTACAGTCCGCCGCCTGCATGACCACAGCGTTCTACCCAAGAATCGACGCCGCAAGTGTAGACTCGACCGGGCGTTTCATGCTGATGGCAGGTCGAGATGATTCGATTCGAAGGGCGGACCTCCACACAGGCGAAGTCCTCGATGTTGTCGAATTGGAGATCAAGGGCCATCTCGTGCGCCTTTCAATGACTCCAGATGGAGCGAAGGCAATCATCGTTGCTGCCTACTTTGCATGGATTTGGGATTTTACGGACAACCATCTTGAGCGTGTCGTTGGCACATTTGATGGTAGATTGTCGTCTGTTTCGATCGAAGATTCGGGACGCTTCGCGATCGCGGGAGATCTCGACGGGACGCTCTATTGGATTGATGTCAGCAGTCGGATCATCATAAACAAGTGCTCCGCACATAGCGATGTCACGACCCTCGCACTTTCTCCTGATGGGGCGAGCTTGATCACCGGAGGTGGAGACGACTGCCTCGTCAAGCTTTGGTCGACTGGATCATTGCACTGCGTTTCAGAACTCAGCGGTCATGAAAGTCCCGTATTTGCATCCTGTGTTACCCCGGACGGCAATTGGGCAGCGACTGGCAGCAAAGATGGATCCGTCCGTGTTTGGGACTTGCGTGAACCGAAGTGTCAAGCAGAACTGCGAATTCACAACAGCACGGTAAACGGATTGGCGATCACGTCTGACGGACAAACAGTGATTTCCGGTGGATTCGACAAGAGAATTTGCGTCTGGGATGTTGCCACCAAGGAATGTACGGGTGAATCAGAATCCCATTCGCGGGCAATTACCAATCTCTTTTTGTGCGATGACCAAAAGCGTTTGATTTCGACTTCATGGGATGGCGCGGTGAAAGTCTGGAGCACCGAGGATCTTCGCAACGTCAAGGCGAGTCGTGACGTCTATCAGGTCACCTCCATGGCAAAACTAACCGACCACTTCATCGCTGTCGGTGATACCGAAGGCCGGGTAAAACTGGTGGATGTCTCTTCACGGAAATCAAGGCTTTCGATTAACGCGCATGACGGATCGGTCTTGGCGCTCGGGGTTCAGCCTCATACCGGTCATTTAGTCTCGTTGGGAAAAGACAAGAACATCTCCGTTTGGAATCCCGATACCGGTACCAATATCACGACTTTTGGCAAAGATCTGTTCGAGCAAGCAGACCAGTGTCCTGTGAGTCTCGATTGCATCACGGATGGGGCAGGCGTTCTTTGTGGAAGCCTCGAAGGTGTCGTCATTGGCTGGAATGTCGAGGCAGCAACGCCAGCCAGCGTTTGGAGAACGCCACCATTGGACCTGCTTGGCTTTACCGCGACGTTTGCTTGCCGTGACGCGCAGGACGAAGACGTTTTTTTCTCGCGGCGTCCAAGCGGAGCCAACTCGGTCGATTGCATCGCGGCTTTGCCAGATGGTTGGCGAGCGGCTACCGCAGGGCCCGACGGTCGGATCACCCTTTGGAACGTGTTCAACGGCGAATCACTCGACACCATGCGTGTCGCCAATGGAAGGCTCTTTTCACTTGCCGTGTCGCCAGACGGTCAATGGATTGCGGCGGCCAATCGAAACTCCGTCTCCATTATCCGAGTCGATCACAACGCTGAACCAGAGTTCCTCGGAATCCATGATGGTATCTGTCGCTGCATCGTTTTTCGTAATGATCAAAGGTGGATTGCTTCCTGCGGCGATGACGGCTACCTGAATCTGCTGTCGATGAATGCTCAGTGTGCCGAATCAGGGTTCTCGCACACGGTGAGTTACCGAACCAATCAAGGCACGCCGAGGGCGGTTGTCTTCGCGGACGAGCTTGTCCTTGGGACGACAAACGGACTGGAGTTCCTGAAGCTCGAGGGAGTCCCTGAAGCAGAACCGGCTCTCCTCACACCGACCGTCCGTTGGCGAGCCAATGAGCGTGGCGGATTCGGAAGCTGGGATCGCCGTCTAACCGTTCGCTGCCCCCATTGTGGCACCATCATGCAGGTGCAAGAAGGAAACACCGAAGTCCGATGCGGCTGTGGTCAGCCGATGCGGTTGAATCCATTCTATTGCGACAACCGCACTCGCATTCTTGGCCAATAG